In Bacteroidota bacterium, one genomic interval encodes:
- a CDS encoding HAD family hydrolase translates to MPVPVVFLDRDGTINYDPGYLKDPRDVKLIEGTGAALKLLKDAGFTLLVVSNQSGIARGLITDDQVVSIHEKINNLLEKYYSVHIDRFFYCPHHESFSPPSECDCRKPATGLFMQAMSEYEIDLEKSFMVGDSQADILAAHNFGITSILVNTGNGREHISVLQEQNKMPKFTCSNLYESAKLIIKLKSGVSAC, encoded by the coding sequence ATGCCGGTTCCGGTAGTGTTTCTTGACAGGGATGGCACAATCAACTATGATCCCGGTTATCTAAAAGATCCCCGGGATGTAAAACTGATTGAGGGTACCGGTGCCGCATTAAAACTTCTGAAAGATGCGGGCTTCACTCTTCTTGTAGTTTCCAATCAGTCAGGAATAGCAAGGGGTTTAATAACTGATGATCAGGTTGTCTCAATCCATGAAAAAATAAATAACCTTCTTGAAAAATATTATTCTGTTCACATTGACCGTTTCTTCTACTGTCCTCATCATGAATCATTCAGCCCTCCTTCAGAATGTGACTGCAGAAAGCCCGCAACCGGACTTTTTATGCAGGCGATGAGTGAGTATGAAATTGATTTGGAAAAATCATTTATGGTGGGGGATTCTCAAGCAGACATTCTTGCTGCACACAATTTCGGTATAACTTCCATTTTGGTGAATACCGGGAATGGCAGGGAGCATATTTCTGTCTTGCAGGAACAAAATAAAATGCCAAAGTTTACATGTTCAAATCTTTATGAATCTGCAAAATTAATTATAAAATTAAAATCCGGAGTTTCCGCTTGTTGA
- the hutI gene encoding imidazolonepropionase, with amino-acid sequence MYKRIIDPAFILTLDTKGSGKKPGQTASDNRILEGFDVLIQDDKILDFIPSGSQFASPHKKVDARGRIVLPGFVECHTHSLFTGDRSAEFKMKLQGKSYDEIAAAGGGIASTMKAVRAASTSELLPLLLKRIDLFISQGVTTLEIKSGYGLDFESELKMLRVIKQAASLRNVGIIPCFLGAHTVPPEFRNNRNGYIEILLHQLLPKIKEENLSNRCDAFCEASAFSPDEVETIFSRAKDLGFTLTLHTEQFNNIGGLELAVSMNALSVDHLEVLKDGQIPVIANSNTVAVLLPGVSYTLDYDYAPARKLLDSGATVALATDYNPGTSNINNIFLIMSLAARKLKMSFEEIISAYTINSAAALGISDETGSLEPGKKADIAILNLSSPDQIIYNTAQNFDGTTIRSGKIVYNKPN; translated from the coding sequence ATGTATAAACGAATAATTGACCCCGCTTTTATACTGACCCTCGATACCAAGGGCTCCGGTAAAAAACCCGGACAGACCGCCTCTGACAATCGTATCCTCGAAGGTTTTGATGTTCTGATCCAGGATGATAAAATTCTCGATTTCATCCCTTCCGGTTCACAATTTGCTTCCCCCCATAAAAAAGTTGATGCCAGAGGGCGAATAGTTCTGCCGGGATTTGTGGAATGTCATACACACTCCCTCTTCACCGGTGACCGCTCCGCTGAATTTAAAATGAAACTGCAGGGAAAGTCGTATGATGAAATAGCGGCTGCAGGCGGTGGCATTGCAAGCACCATGAAAGCAGTAAGGGCAGCCAGCACTTCTGAATTGCTTCCGTTACTCCTGAAAAGAATAGATCTTTTTATTTCACAGGGAGTCACAACTCTTGAAATTAAAAGCGGTTACGGACTTGACTTCGAATCAGAACTTAAAATGCTCAGAGTCATCAAACAAGCGGCAAGCCTCCGAAATGTAGGAATCATCCCCTGCTTCCTTGGAGCCCACACTGTTCCACCCGAATTCAGGAACAACAGGAATGGTTATATCGAGATTCTGCTTCATCAGCTATTGCCGAAAATCAAAGAAGAAAACCTTTCCAACAGGTGTGATGCATTTTGCGAAGCCTCGGCTTTTTCCCCGGATGAAGTGGAAACAATATTTTCGAGAGCCAAAGATTTGGGTTTTACACTAACTCTCCACACAGAACAATTTAACAATATCGGCGGGCTCGAGCTGGCAGTTTCAATGAATGCCCTTAGTGTCGATCATTTGGAGGTATTGAAAGACGGGCAAATTCCCGTTATCGCAAATTCAAACACGGTCGCAGTTCTGCTTCCGGGTGTGTCCTACACACTTGACTATGATTACGCTCCTGCAAGAAAATTGTTGGACTCCGGAGCAACAGTGGCTCTGGCTACAGATTATAACCCGGGCACATCGAATATCAATAACATCTTCCTTATTATGTCGCTCGCTGCCAGAAAATTGAAAATGTCGTTTGAAGAAATTATCTCTGCATACACAATCAATTCCGCTGCTGCACTCGGAATTTCTGATGAGACGGGGAGCCTCGAGCCCGGTAAAAAGGCAGATATTGCGATATTGAATCTTTCCTCCCCGGATCAGATAATTTATAATACAGCCCAAAACTTCGATGGAACAACCATTCGTTCCGGAAAAATTGTTTACAATAAACCTAACTAA
- a CDS encoding Ig-like domain-containing protein: MARLVKDYSIVVLMAFLSGCANMQAPGGGDVDRTPPQIVSVSPENGQRRFNYKEIEFTFSEYVDKRTFKDAIFVSPSLEKGFDVKWSGKTAILKFNEELKPDITYNITIGTSVTDLNNNNNMAGAYSYIFSTGDVIDKATVFGKIYDKDPNKIFVFAYLLGTPGDSILKRKPDFVTQVGSTGEFRLSGLPKGNFRFFAVGNSFGDLIYNLNSDRIGIYNKDVTLSQNDTLRERLNFFMTKFDTIPPVLQKSVMTDRNHVLLSFNEDIAISSMETANISFIDSASDGTLKPLYVYSPGGKKSEAVISVTGNVKKESSLSIEITGVKDMFGNASSKIRMEVPVSDKRDTVPVSISQIEPVDLNNIIPEFPEFTLKLDDGVNPAKMTSALTVSDTSKKNVKTKVTRVDDAIYKVKVDQKLEPLSEYFLKVNTAELTDAAGNTKDTLLQSKFTTYNSINFTGLSGTIKGMTGKYIVELSDVEQGDRVYKTGLQSDGKFEFVDLLPGKYNLRLFEDKRGDKEYFSGSLFPFEHSAKFFVHPLVIELIPRWVTFDFKWNVD; the protein is encoded by the coding sequence ATGGCTCGACTCGTTAAAGATTACTCAATAGTTGTTTTGATGGCATTTCTTTCCGGATGTGCTAACATGCAGGCGCCCGGTGGTGGTGATGTTGACAGAACCCCTCCACAAATTGTAAGCGTGTCGCCTGAAAATGGTCAGAGAAGGTTTAACTATAAGGAAATCGAATTTACATTTTCTGAATATGTGGATAAGCGAACCTTTAAAGATGCAATCTTCGTTTCGCCATCTCTCGAAAAAGGTTTTGATGTCAAATGGTCTGGGAAAACAGCAATACTCAAGTTTAATGAAGAATTGAAACCTGACATTACCTATAACATAACAATCGGTACAAGTGTAACCGATTTGAACAACAATAACAACATGGCCGGTGCATATTCGTATATTTTCTCAACCGGAGATGTAATAGATAAAGCAACAGTCTTCGGCAAAATTTACGATAAAGATCCCAATAAAATTTTTGTTTTTGCCTACCTTCTCGGTACCCCCGGTGACTCCATTTTAAAAAGAAAACCTGATTTCGTTACTCAGGTCGGTTCAACAGGTGAATTCCGCTTATCAGGTTTGCCAAAGGGAAATTTCAGGTTTTTTGCAGTTGGAAATTCCTTTGGTGATTTAATTTACAATCTCAACAGCGACAGGATTGGAATTTACAACAAGGATGTCACCCTTTCTCAGAATGATACCCTAAGGGAAAGATTGAATTTTTTCATGACAAAATTTGATACGATTCCCCCTGTACTGCAAAAATCTGTTATGACAGATCGTAACCATGTTTTGCTCAGTTTTAATGAAGACATTGCCATATCATCAATGGAAACCGCTAACATTTCATTTATCGATTCTGCTTCAGATGGAACGCTAAAACCATTATATGTCTACTCTCCGGGCGGAAAAAAAAGTGAAGCAGTGATTTCAGTTACCGGAAATGTCAAAAAGGAATCATCCCTTTCCATTGAAATCACCGGAGTAAAAGATATGTTTGGAAATGCATCTTCAAAGATAAGGATGGAAGTGCCGGTTTCTGACAAGAGGGACACTGTTCCGGTTTCAATCTCACAAATAGAGCCCGTCGATCTGAACAACATCATACCTGAATTTCCGGAATTTACACTTAAACTGGATGATGGTGTAAACCCGGCAAAAATGACATCGGCATTAACGGTCTCAGACACATCAAAAAAAAATGTAAAAACCAAAGTTACCAGAGTCGATGATGCGATTTATAAAGTAAAAGTCGATCAAAAACTTGAACCACTCTCGGAGTATTTCCTCAAGGTAAACACTGCTGAACTGACAGATGCCGCAGGAAACACGAAGGATACACTGCTTCAGTCGAAATTTACCACCTATAACAGCATCAATTTTACAGGACTCTCAGGAACCATTAAAGGAATGACCGGTAAATATATTGTTGAGTTGAGCGATGTCGAACAGGGCGACAGGGTTTACAAAACCGGTTTACAGTCTGACGGGAAGTTTGAGTTCGTTGATTTACTGCCGGGAAAGTATAACCTGAGGTTGTTTGAAGATAAAAGGGGAGACAAAGAATATTTCTCCGGATCGCTCTTTCCCTTCGAGCATTCCGCAAAATTCTTCGTCCACCCTTTAGTAATTGAACTGATTCCCAGATGGGTCACATTCGACTTCAAGTGGAATGTGGACTGA
- a CDS encoding glycogen synthase, which translates to MASGKKYKILFITSELFPFVKTGGLADVSASLPQELAELGHEIRIVMPRYGAIDTRKFKIHDVVRLKDFSVRLGEKDVIFSVKSSFLPNMKNRVQVYFLDNDEYFGNRKSLYIDMLTGLPYPDNDERFVLFARGIFELVKKLGWAPDIIHANDWQTALVPAFLKTIYKEDDYFKKCKAVTTIHNFEYGGEFPIESFNKTGLSQDFNNDNYIIHKDKVNFLKAGIIFSDHINTVSPGYRNDLLSSPELSNGLDEILKNKAEAFSGIINGVDKKVWNPATDKLIVKNYDIRSIDNKYVNKKNLVERFGLVYDNSVPVFSIISRLYDYKGIDLIEQCLPDLLKLNLQIVLLGTGEMKYVNKFDEYAKKYPSKFACYLGFNDELAHLIEAGSDFYLMPSKTEPCGLNQMYSLLYGTIPIVRKTGGLSDTVIDFNSSNANPTGLMFENYSGAALLEQINRAMALYKKKEDLITLIRNGMKTDFSWQLSARKYVELYKNILAG; encoded by the coding sequence ATGGCTTCAGGAAAAAAATACAAAATCCTTTTTATCACATCTGAACTCTTCCCGTTTGTAAAAACAGGTGGGTTGGCAGATGTTTCCGCCTCATTACCACAAGAATTAGCTGAACTTGGTCACGAGATCAGGATAGTTATGCCCAGATATGGTGCCATAGACACACGCAAATTCAAGATACATGATGTTGTGCGTTTGAAAGATTTTAGTGTCAGGCTTGGTGAGAAAGATGTCATCTTTTCGGTCAAGTCATCCTTTCTTCCAAACATGAAAAATCGTGTTCAGGTTTACTTTCTTGATAATGATGAGTACTTCGGAAACCGTAAGAGCTTATACATCGATATGCTCACGGGATTGCCATATCCTGACAATGATGAGAGGTTTGTCCTTTTTGCAAGAGGAATCTTTGAACTCGTCAAGAAACTGGGATGGGCTCCTGATATAATTCATGCAAACGACTGGCAGACGGCTCTTGTACCGGCCTTCCTGAAAACAATCTACAAAGAAGACGATTATTTTAAAAAGTGCAAAGCTGTAACCACGATACACAATTTTGAATATGGTGGTGAGTTTCCTATCGAATCTTTCAACAAAACCGGTCTGTCTCAGGATTTTAACAATGATAACTATATCATTCACAAGGACAAAGTAAACTTCCTGAAAGCCGGAATCATTTTTTCGGATCACATTAATACTGTCAGTCCCGGTTACAGAAATGATTTGTTGTCTTCACCCGAACTAAGCAACGGTCTCGACGAGATTCTAAAAAACAAGGCGGAAGCCTTTAGTGGAATCATAAATGGTGTTGATAAAAAGGTCTGGAATCCCGCGACAGATAAGCTTATTGTTAAAAATTACGATATCCGAAGTATAGATAACAAGTATGTGAACAAGAAAAACCTTGTTGAGCGGTTTGGACTGGTTTACGACAACAGTGTGCCGGTTTTCAGCATAATTTCGCGGCTTTATGACTACAAGGGAATCGATCTTATTGAGCAGTGCTTGCCCGATCTGCTGAAACTGAATCTTCAGATTGTTCTTTTGGGAACAGGTGAAATGAAATATGTCAATAAATTTGATGAATATGCCAAGAAATATCCTTCCAAATTTGCTTGTTATTTAGGCTTTAATGACGAACTTGCCCATCTGATTGAGGCAGGGTCGGACTTCTACCTCATGCCCTCAAAAACAGAACCATGTGGACTGAATCAGATGTATTCACTGCTTTACGGGACAATTCCGATTGTGAGAAAAACGGGGGGATTATCTGACACTGTAATCGATTTCAACTCTTCAAATGCGAATCCCACCGGATTGATGTTTGAAAATTACAGCGGCGCAGCACTTCTGGAACAGATTAACAGAGCCATGGCTCTCTACAAAAAGAAAGAAGATTTGATAACTTTGATCAGAAACGGTATGAAAACCGATTTCAGTTGGCAGCTCTCCGCAAGAAAATATGTTGAACTCTATAAAAACATTTTAGCGGGTTGA
- a CDS encoding DUF1343 domain-containing protein yields MKIKFNLLTIIALLLSFSISAQVLTGIEVLEKRNFDLLKGKKVGLITNPTGVNSKLETTIDILSKAEGVKLVALFGPEHGVRGDFSAGDKVDTYTDPKTDLPVYSLYGKTRKPTKEMLKGIDVLVFDIQDIGSRSYTYISTMGLAMEAAAEFKVKFVVLDRPNPMGGLKIEGNIAEEGYISFVSQFKIPYAHAMTVGELAKFLNEEGHLKGGKKCDLEVVPMEGWKREMTFDKTGLPWVLTSPHIPYKESAIFYTTSGIMGELGVISEGVGYTLPFQMFGAEWIDELELADKLNSKNIPGVIFRPLKFKPYYGSAKGKNLGGVQLFITDYSKVNLMSIQFLVMEANNELYPDKNPFKLAKKDRLDMFDKVCGSKNVREKFSKRMKYDDVKDYLNKDVESFRKLSSKYYLYN; encoded by the coding sequence ATGAAAATTAAATTTAATTTACTCACCATTATTGCCCTCTTATTGTCATTCAGCATTTCTGCTCAGGTACTTACGGGCATAGAAGTTCTTGAAAAAAGGAATTTTGACCTGCTGAAAGGGAAAAAAGTTGGTTTGATCACCAATCCGACCGGTGTGAATTCAAAACTGGAAACAACCATCGATATTCTTTCCAAAGCCGAAGGTGTGAAACTGGTTGCACTCTTTGGACCCGAACACGGTGTCAGAGGTGACTTCTCAGCCGGTGACAAAGTGGATACCTATACAGACCCAAAAACTGACCTCCCCGTTTATTCACTGTATGGAAAAACGAGAAAGCCAACCAAGGAGATGTTAAAAGGGATTGATGTTCTGGTTTTTGATATTCAGGATATCGGTTCAAGGTCTTACACCTACATTTCAACCATGGGACTTGCAATGGAAGCCGCTGCTGAATTCAAAGTAAAATTTGTGGTGCTCGACCGTCCCAATCCGATGGGAGGACTTAAAATCGAGGGAAATATTGCAGAAGAAGGTTACATTTCATTTGTTAGCCAGTTTAAAATCCCCTATGCTCATGCGATGACTGTTGGAGAACTTGCAAAATTTTTGAATGAAGAAGGTCACCTGAAAGGTGGTAAAAAGTGTGACCTCGAAGTGGTACCGATGGAAGGATGGAAAAGAGAGATGACTTTCGACAAAACAGGCTTGCCATGGGTGCTTACATCACCACATATTCCATATAAAGAATCAGCGATTTTTTACACGACATCCGGAATTATGGGTGAACTTGGTGTAATTTCGGAAGGCGTCGGTTACACTCTCCCCTTTCAGATGTTTGGCGCTGAATGGATTGATGAGCTCGAACTGGCAGATAAACTCAATTCAAAAAATATCCCCGGAGTTATTTTCAGACCGCTTAAATTCAAGCCATACTACGGCAGTGCGAAGGGAAAAAACCTTGGTGGCGTACAACTCTTCATCACAGATTATTCGAAAGTGAATCTCATGTCGATTCAGTTCCTTGTAATGGAAGCAAACAACGAATTGTATCCCGACAAAAACCCGTTCAAACTTGCAAAGAAAGACCGTCTGGATATGTTCGACAAAGTATGCGGATCAAAAAATGTGCGGGAGAAATTCTCAAAGAGAATGAAATATGATGATGTGAAGGACTACTTAAACAAGGATGTGGAAAGTTTCAGGAAGCTCTCTTCAAAATATTATCTTTACAACTAA
- the tsaD gene encoding tRNA (adenosine(37)-N6)-threonylcarbamoyltransferase complex transferase subunit TsaD, protein MIVLGIESSCDETSVAILKGDEVRVNLISSQHFHKLYGGVVPELSSRAHLEQIVPLTREAIAKAGIKPAEIDLVTATAGPGLIGALLVGFTFAKHFAWSINKPFVPVNHIEGHIYSGFLMNPKPVFPLLVLTVSGGHTMLTLVESDTKIRFLGATVDDAAGEAFDKVAKMTGLGYPGGPKIQQAAQLAVKKDIVFPVSQLKQPLHFSFSGLKTSVLRYVQKHFPEGNIPQEDLNEIAFGFQDSVVRALSKNMEKAILEFKPASLSLNGGVAANSVIREAVENLGVKYGIPAVIPAFEYCGDNAAMIAWRGKSIYEAGERFSNDSEPFPSFQSKYLFT, encoded by the coding sequence ATGATCGTTTTAGGCATAGAATCCTCATGTGACGAGACTTCGGTCGCAATATTGAAAGGCGATGAGGTACGTGTGAATCTTATCTCATCGCAACATTTTCATAAATTATACGGAGGTGTTGTACCGGAATTGTCCAGCAGGGCACATCTTGAGCAAATTGTACCTCTGACCAGAGAAGCGATTGCCAAAGCAGGAATCAAACCTGCTGAAATTGACCTCGTTACTGCCACTGCGGGTCCCGGATTGATCGGTGCGCTGCTTGTCGGTTTCACTTTTGCCAAACACTTCGCCTGGTCTATCAACAAACCATTTGTTCCGGTTAATCACATAGAAGGCCATATTTATTCCGGATTTCTTATGAACCCGAAACCTGTATTTCCACTCCTGGTTCTGACAGTCTCGGGCGGTCACACAATGCTGACACTCGTTGAGTCAGATACAAAAATCCGGTTTCTTGGTGCTACTGTGGATGATGCAGCAGGTGAGGCATTTGATAAAGTTGCGAAGATGACAGGTCTGGGATACCCCGGTGGACCAAAAATACAACAGGCGGCTCAACTTGCTGTGAAAAAGGATATTGTATTTCCCGTTTCTCAGCTCAAACAACCGTTGCATTTTTCATTCAGCGGACTCAAAACTTCAGTCTTAAGATATGTCCAGAAACACTTCCCGGAAGGAAATATACCTCAGGAAGATTTGAATGAAATTGCTTTTGGATTTCAGGATTCTGTAGTAAGGGCACTAAGTAAAAACATGGAAAAAGCAATTCTGGAGTTCAAACCTGCATCACTAAGTTTGAATGGTGGTGTAGCGGCAAATTCGGTAATCAGAGAAGCAGTCGAAAATCTGGGTGTCAAATATGGAATTCCGGCAGTTATTCCTGCGTTTGAATACTGCGGAGATAATGCTGCAATGATTGCCTGGCGTGGAAAATCGATTTATGAAGCTGGTGAAAGATTTTCGAATGACTCTGAACCGTTTCCATCGTTTCAATCAAAATATCTTTTCACTTAA
- a CDS encoding serine hydroxymethyltransferase produces the protein MYDSLKNDPEMYEVLQLETGRQTEKLELIASENIVSPAVLAAAGSVLTNKYAEGYPGKRYYGGCEYVDMAEDIARERLKKLFGAEYVNVQPHSGSQANMGVFMTILKPGDKILGLSLAHGGHLTHGSPVNFSGKIYQAVAYELDKETGLLNYENIESLAKQEKPKLIIAGGSAYSRDWDYKKFREIADQVGAFLLCDMAHPAGLISKGLLNNPLEHCHFVTSTTHKTLRGPRGGVILMGKDFENPFGISVPKTGRLKMMSELIDSTIMPGIQGGPLMHIIMAKGVAFGEALQDSFTGYVHQVRANARKLAAELVKKDYHIISGGTDNHLMLVDLSNKNISGKAAEIALGKAGITVNKNMVPFDQRSPFVTSGIRVGTPASTTRGMKENEMVRIAELIDKAVVNSENEEILAGIKNDVKELCSGFPLFFGK, from the coding sequence ATGTACGATTCTTTAAAAAATGATCCCGAAATGTACGAGGTTTTGCAACTCGAAACGGGAAGACAGACAGAAAAACTTGAACTGATTGCTTCCGAAAACATCGTAAGTCCGGCTGTTCTTGCTGCGGCAGGATCCGTTCTGACCAACAAATATGCGGAAGGGTACCCCGGAAAACGATACTATGGCGGATGCGAATATGTTGATATGGCGGAAGATATTGCTCGTGAAAGACTAAAAAAACTTTTTGGTGCAGAGTATGTAAATGTTCAGCCACACAGCGGATCTCAGGCGAATATGGGTGTTTTTATGACGATCCTGAAGCCGGGTGATAAGATTCTCGGTCTGAGTCTTGCTCATGGTGGTCACCTGACACACGGTTCTCCTGTCAACTTCTCCGGCAAAATTTATCAGGCGGTTGCGTATGAACTTGACAAAGAGACCGGCCTCCTGAATTATGAGAATATTGAGTCGCTTGCAAAACAGGAAAAACCAAAATTGATTATTGCCGGTGGCAGTGCGTATTCGAGAGACTGGGATTATAAAAAATTCAGAGAAATAGCTGACCAGGTCGGTGCTTTCCTCCTTTGCGACATGGCACATCCTGCAGGACTGATTTCAAAAGGGCTGTTGAACAACCCTCTCGAACATTGTCATTTTGTGACTTCCACAACCCACAAAACACTTCGTGGTCCGAGAGGCGGAGTAATATTGATGGGGAAGGATTTTGAAAATCCATTTGGAATATCGGTTCCCAAAACCGGAAGATTAAAAATGATGTCAGAATTGATTGACAGCACGATAATGCCGGGTATTCAGGGCGGTCCCCTTATGCATATTATTATGGCTAAAGGTGTGGCTTTTGGTGAAGCTTTACAGGACTCTTTTACGGGTTATGTACATCAGGTGAGGGCGAATGCAAGAAAACTTGCGGCGGAACTCGTTAAAAAGGACTATCATATTATATCGGGTGGTACCGACAATCATTTGATGCTTGTTGACCTGTCAAATAAAAATATCAGCGGAAAAGCTGCTGAAATTGCACTCGGAAAAGCCGGGATTACCGTAAATAAAAACATGGTGCCTTTTGATCAGAGAAGTCCTTTTGTTACCAGCGGAATAAGAGTCGGAACGCCTGCATCCACAACCCGTGGAATGAAGGAAAATGAAATGGTGAGAATCGCAGAGCTGATCGACAAAGCAGTCGTTAATTCAGAAAATGAAGAGATTCTGGCAGGCATTAAAAATGATGTAAAAGAGCTCTGCTCGGGTTTTCCTCTGTTTTTCGGGAAATAA
- the tatC gene encoding twin-arginine translocase subunit TatC — protein sequence MIAEEIPDQLSGEENDEPEVEMSFWDHLEELRSRLLKIFAGVIPIWLISIGFAQDVINTVLLTPAWNSTIKLQNIRPFGQLMLNFEVSFIVALIVTVPYSFYHLWQFIAPALHKHEKNALLWAAFYSSFCFLGGTAFGYFVMIPMTLSFAAGFGSAEVLNIFALDEYMSLIFSILIGSSLIFELPVVSYLLTRIGILSPEFMIKYRRHAIIILMVLAAFLSPGTDPFSMLILAVPLFLLYETSILISKWATKKNLTSR from the coding sequence ATGATCGCTGAAGAAATTCCGGATCAGTTATCGGGAGAAGAGAATGATGAACCTGAAGTGGAGATGTCATTTTGGGATCATCTCGAAGAGCTAAGAAGCAGACTCCTCAAAATATTCGCCGGGGTAATTCCGATATGGTTGATTTCAATTGGTTTTGCGCAGGATGTAATTAATACTGTATTGTTGACACCGGCATGGAATTCAACAATAAAGCTGCAAAACATCAGGCCCTTTGGTCAGTTGATGTTAAACTTTGAGGTAAGTTTTATTGTTGCACTTATTGTAACGGTACCTTACAGTTTTTATCATCTGTGGCAGTTTATTGCGCCTGCTTTGCACAAACATGAGAAAAATGCTTTGCTTTGGGCAGCATTCTACTCGTCATTCTGTTTTTTAGGTGGCACCGCTTTTGGATACTTTGTCATGATTCCGATGACTTTAAGTTTCGCTGCCGGTTTTGGCAGTGCAGAGGTGCTGAATATTTTCGCGCTCGATGAATATATGTCGCTGATTTTCAGCATCTTGATCGGTAGTTCATTGATATTCGAATTGCCGGTTGTTTCCTATCTCCTGACACGAATAGGAATACTTTCGCCGGAGTTCATGATCAAGTATCGCAGACATGCCATCATAATCCTGATGGTTCTGGCAGCATTTTTATCACCGGGAACTGATCCGTTTTCAATGTTGATTCTGGCTGTTCCGCTTTTTTTACTTTACGAAACGAGTATTCTCATATCCAAATGGGCAACAAAGAAAAATTTAACTTCCCGGTAA
- the mltG gene encoding endolytic transglycosylase MltG, translating to MEEKKIKLSNLLSKKQFIVVLVTFLAGLLLLVYLFFMPFSSGDESIKYIVREGTSFNKVLDDLEKEGIVGNKTLAKITAFLLGADKKMKAGLYTIPKEISYTDLMSMFASNDYEKPVSLELYSGITINGIVNRAKQLKLEAADSLAILVKDSALVRSKGIDANNFEGWLFAGTIEVYRISSAREIFEKLFELQEKIFTPAVMEDINKGDLSKKEIIILASIISRESKYADEMPRVSGVYHNRLKKNMKLQADPTVQYALPESKNRITGKDLKIDSPYNTYKYAGLPPGPIGNPSKEAILAAVYPEKHDFLFFVAGKEGRHIFSKTYEEHKKYAKEYHQWLDSLKITQ from the coding sequence ATGGAAGAGAAGAAGATAAAGTTATCAAATTTGCTGAGTAAAAAGCAGTTCATCGTTGTTCTTGTAACCTTTCTTGCCGGTTTGCTCCTTCTTGTTTACTTGTTTTTCATGCCGTTTTCCTCGGGTGATGAAAGTATCAAGTATATCGTCAGAGAAGGAACCTCATTCAATAAGGTTTTGGATGACCTCGAAAAAGAAGGAATAGTCGGGAACAAAACCCTGGCAAAAATTACAGCTTTTCTTCTTGGTGCCGACAAAAAAATGAAAGCCGGTCTCTACACAATTCCAAAAGAGATAAGCTATACAGATTTAATGTCGATGTTTGCATCCAATGATTATGAAAAACCGGTTTCACTCGAACTCTATTCCGGAATCACCATAAATGGAATAGTTAACAGGGCAAAACAGCTTAAACTGGAGGCTGCTGATTCTCTCGCAATTTTGGTAAAGGATTCCGCACTGGTAAGAAGCAAAGGGATCGATGCAAACAATTTTGAGGGTTGGCTCTTCGCCGGCACAATCGAGGTTTACAGGATATCTTCAGCCCGCGAGATTTTTGAAAAGCTGTTCGAACTTCAGGAAAAAATCTTTACTCCCGCAGTGATGGAGGATATCAACAAAGGTGACCTCTCGAAAAAAGAGATTATCATTTTGGCATCCATTATCAGCAGGGAATCCAAATATGCGGATGAAATGCCACGAGTATCCGGTGTTTATCATAACCGTCTTAAAAAAAACATGAAACTTCAGGCTGATCCGACAGTGCAATATGCTCTTCCGGAATCAAAAAACCGGATCACGGGAAAAGACCTGAAGATAGATTCCCCCTATAACACTTATAAATATGCCGGATTGCCACCGGGTCCGATAGGCAATCCTTCAAAAGAAGCAATTCTTGCGGCTGTTTACCCCGAGAAACACGATTTTCTCTTTTTCGTTGCGGGTAAAGAGGGGAGACACATCTTCTCCAAAACTTATGAAGAACACAAAAAATATGCAAAAGAATACCATCAATGGCTCGACTCGTTAAAGATTACTCAATAG